A DNA window from Plodia interpunctella isolate USDA-ARS_2022_Savannah chromosome 12, ilPloInte3.2, whole genome shotgun sequence contains the following coding sequences:
- the LOC128674085 gene encoding general odorant-binding protein 72, translated as MEAKVICFLMIGVIIGTVNCMTRAQLKNSGKMFRKNCLAKVKVEEELIADIEKGKFIEDKDVMCYIACVYQMTQIVKNNKLSYEAAIKQIDLMYPADMKESVKKSVDKCKDISKKYKDLCEASFYTAKCIYEDNPKDFIFA; from the exons ATGGAGGCGAAAGTGATATGTTTTCTCATGATTGGAGTAATAATTGGAACTGTTAATTGT ATGACCAGAGCGCAATTGAAGAATTCGGGGAAAATGTTCAGAAAAAACTGCCTGGCCAAGGTCAAAGTAGAGGAAG AATTAATCGCTGACATAGAAAAAGGGAAGTTTATAGAAGACAAAGACGTCATGTGTTATATAGCTTGTGTTTATCAAATGACTCaaatt GTAAAAAACAACAAGTTAAGTTACGAAGCGGCTATCAAACAGATTGACCTCATGTATCCGGCAGATATGAAGGAGTCTGTCAAGAAATCTGTGGATAAATGCAAAGATATTT CTAAGAAATATAAGGACTTGTGCGAGGCTTCATTCTACACAGCCAAGTGCATTTATGAAGATAACCCAAAGGATTTCatatttgcataa